A genomic region of Papaver somniferum cultivar HN1 chromosome 7, ASM357369v1, whole genome shotgun sequence contains the following coding sequences:
- the LOC113298188 gene encoding lysine histidine transporter 2-like — translation MTMGTEHRHNDDQSYGHTQNKSLTEEEKKQKQIDDWLPITSSRNAKWWYSAFHNVTAMVGAGVLSLPFAMAELGWGPGVTIMVVSWLITLYTLWQMVEMHEVGDGRRLDRYHELGQYAFGDKLGLWIVVPQQLLVEVGVDIVYMVTGGRSLKKVHDLVCDESCKDIKLTYFIMIFASCHFFLAQLPNFNSISIVSLAAAVMSLSYSTIAWAASVKKGVQPDAEYTYRASTQTGKFFNFLSALGDVAFAYAGHNVVLEIQATIPSTPEKPSKGPMWKGVVVAYIVVAICYFPVAFIGYYVFGNKISDNILESLEKPVWLIVIANMFVVVHVIGSYQIYAMPVFDMMETFLVKKLHFTPGLPLRLIARTCYVAFTMFVAICFPFFGGLLGFFGGFAFAPTTYFLPCIMWLAIKKPRKFGLSWFTNWVCIVLGVLLMILAPIGGLRSIIISASKYKFFS, via the exons ATGACCATGGGTACTGAACATAGACATAATGATGATCAGAGTTATGGTCATACTCAGAACAAGTCTCTCACTGAG GAAGAGAAGAAACAAAAGCAAATAGATGATTGGTTGCCAATTACTTCGTCAAGAAATGCAAAGTGGTGGTATTCTGCTTTTCACAATGTTACTGCTATGGTTGGAGCTGGTGTTCTCAGTTTGCCATTTGCTATGGCTGAACTTGGATG GGGACCAGGAGTTACTATAATGGTTGTATCTTGGCTCATAACTCTGTACACATTATGGCAAATGGTGGAAATGCATGAAGTCGGAGATGGAAGGCGTTTAGATCGATATCACGAACTTGGACAATATGCATTTGGTGACAAACTAGGATTGTGGATTGTTGTACCTCAACAACTGCTTGTTGAAGTTGGTGTTGATATCGTGTACATGGTTACGGGAGGAAGATCATTGAAGAAGGTCCATGATTTGGTCTGCGATGAAAGTTGCAAAGACATTAAACTCACCTACttcattatgatttttgcatCTTGTCACTTCTTCCTTGCTCAGCTTCCAAACTTCAACTCTATCTCAATTGTGTCGTTGGCTGCCGCTGTTATGTCCCTAAG TTACTCGACCATTGCTTGGGCCGCTTCGGTTAAGAAAGGGGTTCAACCTGATGCTGAGTACACCTACAGAGCTTCAACACAAACTGGGAAATTCTTTAACTTCTTGAGTGCTTTGGGTGATGTTGCATTCGCTTATGCCGGGCATAACgtagtgttggaaattcaagctACTATCCCTTCAACACCTGAGAAACCCTCAAAAGGACCTATGTGGAAGGGTGTTGTTGTTGCATACATTGTTGTTGCCATATGTTACTTCCCTGTGGCTTTCATCGGTTACTACGTTTTCGGAAACAAAATCTCAGACAATATTCTTGAATCACTTGAGAAGCCTGTTTGGTTGATTGTTATCGCCAACATGTTTGTTGTTGTTCATGTTATTGGTAGTTATCAG ATCTATGCAATGCCAGTGTTCGATATGATGGAGACCTTCTTGGTGAAGAAATTGCACTTCACTCCTGGATTGCCTCTACGGTTAATTGCACGTACTTGTTATGTTG CATTTACAATGTTCGTCGCTATATGTTTCCCATTCTTTGGTGGACTTCTTGGATTTTTCGGAGGATTTGCTTTTGCCCCAACCACATACTTC CTTCCTTGTATAATGTGGCTAGCAATCAAAAAGCCAAGAAAGTTCGGTTTATCGTGGTTTACTAACTGG GTTTGCATCGTATTAGGAGTATTGTTGATGATTCTAGCACCCATCGGTGGATTGAGGTCGATCATCATTTCAGCCAGCAAATACAAGTTCTTTTCTTGA